AAAAATCCAGCCAGTACTCTTCCAACATTAGCCAAGGCTGCCCCCTTCCCAGCAAGAGGGTAGCTCTCATAACAAAAGGTGTGGTTAAACCGGTCTTGGTGAAGGGCATCACCCAACAAAGGAGGTGCATTGGCCATTAACTCTAGCACCCAGACCAAGGCCGAGACAGCAGCTGCAGAACGTACAGGACGAGCACCAGGAAATCGCAGAGGGTGAGCTACTGCCAAATAGCGGTCAGCAGAGATACAAGACAAGAAAGCAGCTCCTACGTACAAGTTGGTGTAGAAGACAAAACCAAAAAGGCGACAGGCACCAGGTCCATAACCCCATACATCCCGTCGTAGGTAGTAGTCTGTCCAGGGTGGAAGAGCACATATGAGTAAGAGAtctgagagagagaggttgaggagGTAAACACCCAATTCCCGACCCTTTCGCACCTGAAGCCAGGCTGCCCATAGGGCGAGAAGATTAGCAGGGAGCCCAAGTGCAAATACTAGAGAGTACAAAGTGGGGGGTAGTATGCTGTCGAGGTCTGAATCAACATTGCAGGCATCTGGTGTGCTTGCGTTTGACATGGCAGAGAGCAGAAGGATGATGGAAAGAGGCAGACAGAAGAAAGTATGTCCCAATTATCTGCCCTTCTGTCTCTTGTCTGTCGGTGTTTTCCCTTCTTCTCTCTTGGGATGCAGAGAGAGCAAGGAGATGGGCTGGTCTCTCACTGTACACAGTCTTAAGATAGCAGCACATCTTAGCTCATTATTTCATAATTTTCTCTATCAGAGCAGTAATCACAGGATCTGTTgagaaaaaatatattgtaagaATCAAAAGTTCTTGGGAGGGGATCCATGTAGGAGATGTGTGTGAGAAGAGTAAATGCTGATAGCTGGTTTTGTGTACTGTGTCTAGACACAACCTAAAGAGAGTGTTTGTCTCTCCAGCTGCAACACCTCATTAATAATCGTCATGGGAGAGCGCAAACGAGAAGAAGTCATGAGAGAAGGGTACAAAGAAAAAGGTAATATTGAGAAACTCAGCAATTTACTTATATGTATTACTAAGTATAATATATTGTCATGTACAAGTGACACAGATTGTGCACCCATGTTGTTCATGATAAAGCATACAAATAAATAACTATAGAAAATGACGAGTGAATagaatatatgtttgtatgtggcaAAAATAGACATAGACTAGTGAATAGAGAAACAAAAAATAGTCACACATTTGGGTTTAtagaatagacagacagatagatagagagatagatagctagatacatagataaatgcatagatatatagatgatagatagatggatgcatAGATATAAACTGAAAAAACAACAATGAAgacaaagatagacagacagacatatagataatttattgaaagaaaaataggcagatagattgatagatagataga
The nucleotide sequence above comes from Bombina bombina isolate aBomBom1 chromosome 7, aBomBom1.pri, whole genome shotgun sequence. Encoded proteins:
- the GPR4 gene encoding G-protein coupled receptor 4; the encoded protein is MSNASTPDACNVDSDLDSILPPTLYSLVFALGLPANLLALWAAWLQVRKGRELGVYLLNLSLSDLLLICALPPWTDYYLRRDVWGYGPGACRLFGFVFYTNLYVGAAFLSCISADRYLAVAHPLRFPGARPVRSAAAVSALVWVLELMANAPPLLGDALHQDRFNHTFCYESYPLAGKGAALANVGRVLAGFLLPWGIMLLCYAGLIRALRGSASCEQWEKIRVRRLALGLPCVALLCYGPYHALLLLRSLVFLAGGGSAESGGGCDLEERLFPAYHASLAFATLNCLADPALYCLACPGARGEVTKAVGDAVAWAMGKERVGWGDRGGGADGLRMVDLSVRGGIEVV